The following is a genomic window from Rhodospirillaceae bacterium.
ATCCAGGCTTTCAAAGCCGATGGTCTGTTCAATCTCTTCGCGGGCCAGCAGAGTGATGGTCCGGCGCGCACGCGGGAACGAAATCAACCAGCGGCAATCAATATAAACCGGGCTCGCCCATCCAGCCGTAAGCGTGTATGGCTCTTCAGGCCGGAAGTTGACGGCCTTGGTTTCGAGCAGGATATTCGCGATGGTCCGAGCGGCCGCCTGTTGGCGGGGCGAGCGTGTTGGTGCGTGAGCATTTGTAGACGTCATTTTTATGAAAGTCTTTCTGCTGTCTTTACGAGTTAAGCTTCCCCTTGTTTACTGAGTTGTGTCGCATCTCTCAACGCCTACGGACGGATCGTTTTTCCTTGCCCATCGTATGACCGCATCTTCCCAGACTTCTCCCATCCTTTGGGCTCTGACAGACGACCGGCCGGGCAATAATGTTCAGGTTTTGGGCGTTGCGCGTGCGCTCGGCTGGACGGTTATCGAGAAGCCGATTCGCTATACCGCTTTCGCGCGCCTGCCAAATATCATCCGCCGGGCCACGTTGGCGGGGGTGACAGATGCCAGCCGGGCCGAATTGAACGGTCCCTGGCCAGATGTGGTCATTGCGGCAGGGCGTCGCGCGGCTCCTGTGGCGCGCTGGATTAAAAAACAATCGTCATCGCGTCCTGAAGGCCCGGCCAAGCTCGTCCAAATTATGTTTCCGGGGCGCACCGGGGCCCGGGATTTTGATCTCATTGCAGTGCCGGATCATGATGCCAAACCCCGGGTGGCAAAGTGGTCCAATGTGATGACCATGACGGGGGCCCCGAGTCTGATCACCCCTGACTTGCTGACCGCAGAAGCTGCGCGCTGGCGCGACCGTTTTGACTCCCTGCCGCGGCCCTACATTGCTGTCATCGTCGGCGGGGCGACCCGCCGCAAACCGTTTTCGACAGCGCGGGCCTTTGATCTGGGGTTGCAGGTCGCCGCCCTGGCAAAAGAGACGTCCGGCACTGTTCTTTTGTCGACCTCCCGCCGCACCGGTCCGGCGGCGGAATTGGCCTTGATGCAGGTGATCCCCGAGCCGCGTGAAGTGTTCGCCTGGGGCCAGACCGGCGAGAACCCCTATCTCGGCTATCTGGCGCTGGCCGATTTCATTGTTGTGACCGGCGACTCCGTCACCATGTGTGCCGAGGCCTGTGCCACCCAAGCGCCGATTTATATTTACGCGCCGCCGAAGTTGGTCAGCGCCAAACACGCACGATTACATCAGCGACTTTATGATCTCGGCTATGCTAAGCCCCTTGGCGAAAGACTAGAGGACTGGACGCATCCGCCTCTTAATCCTGCAACCGCCATCGCCACTGCCATCAAGCGTCTCATCGATGGCGCGCCGCTGAAAGAATAAGGTCTACCTATGCCACGCTTTTCCGCCAACGTTTCAATGCTGTTTACCGAAGTGCCATTTCTTGAGCGGTTTCAGGCGGCGGCTGACTGCGGTTTCAAAGGGGCAGAATGCATGTTTCCCTATGCAGAACCGGCAGAGACAGTTGGCGCTGCTGTGGCCAAGGCGAAACTTAAAATGACCTTGTTCAACGCGCCGCCGGGTGACTTTGCAGACGGGGAACGCGGTTTGGCGGCCCTGCCTGGCCGGCAGCAGGACTTTAGGGACTCTTTCGAGGTCGCACTGAACTATGCGGAACATCTGAAGTGTAAACGCATCCATGTGCTGGCTGGCATTGTGCCAGAAGCGCAGTGGGAAGAGGCGCTGGATGTCTACATCTCCAATCTGGCAGCAGCGTCGGATATGGCACAGGAACAAGACATTACTGTTCTGATCGAGCCTATTGTGATGGATGGTTATTTCCTGTTCCGGCCCGATGATGCGGTGCAAGTGCTGGACGATGTGGGCGCGAAGAACCTAAAAATTCTCTACGACATCTATCAGGCGCAGTTGGCGCAAGGCGCGATCACAGACTTCCTGGAAAGCCACCTAGACCTGATCGGACATATTCAAATTGCGGGCGTTCCTGGCCGCAACGAGCCCGACCGGGGCGGCGAACTCAACTGGCCGTATCTGTTCGACCTGCTTGATTCCCACGGCTACGGCGGTTGGGTCGGGGCGGAATACACCCCGCGTGTCAGCACCACGGCCAGCCTTGGCTGGGCCAGAGATTGGGGCATTGCGGCCCCTTAGCCTGAAACCTCAGTCGTTCACATCCAAAGTGTGAAACGACAACACATCAGCCTCAACCGTATAGCCACTGACACGACCGGCGACGGCATCGAAGGCCGGGCTTTGCCACATTAAAATGCCGGGCGGGTTGTCCCGTTCATAGGCCAAGACATCGCCCACCAGACGGCGGCGGTCTTCCACATCAAAAGCCCCTTCGGCTTTTTCAATCAGCGGCATCATCGCCTCATCGCAGTAATAGGCCGGGGACCAGGCGCATGAGCGGGTGCGATAGCCGTGCATGGGGTCAAAGCCGCTGGTGACCATAGAAAAGGCTAGGAAGGGGTCCGGCCACCCGGTTTGGTACATGTATTCCAGATACTTCGCGAAGGTGGTGCGTTGCAGTTCCATCTCGATCCCTACGCGGGCGAGGTCTGCGGCCACTTGCTGATGGGCTTGGTCGTCGTTTGAGGCCCCGCCGACCATCAGCGTCACCATCTTAAAGCCGTCTGCGTATCCGGCCTCTTGCAGCAGAGCCTTGGCGCGTTCGGGGTCATAGGGGTAGGCGTCTAATGCGGGATTAAAGCCAAACGCCTGGGGGTGTGCGATTTGCGCCAGTGGTTCAACAGCCCCGCCGTACATCACCTCAATAATCACCTCTTTGTTGACGGCGTAGTTGAGTGCCCGGCGCACCAGCACATCCGTTAAAGGCGAGTCCTTGGTGTTGACCGCTTGGATGTAAGCCACTGACGGATTGGCGTAGGTGACAATACGCCCGCCCATGGCCTCGATGACATCCTTATCCT
Proteins encoded in this region:
- a CDS encoding mitochondrial fission ELM1 family protein, translating into MTASSQTSPILWALTDDRPGNNVQVLGVARALGWTVIEKPIRYTAFARLPNIIRRATLAGVTDASRAELNGPWPDVVIAAGRRAAPVARWIKKQSSSRPEGPAKLVQIMFPGRTGARDFDLIAVPDHDAKPRVAKWSNVMTMTGAPSLITPDLLTAEAARWRDRFDSLPRPYIAVIVGGATRRKPFSTARAFDLGLQVAALAKETSGTVLLSTSRRTGPAAELALMQVIPEPREVFAWGQTGENPYLGYLALADFIVVTGDSVTMCAEACATQAPIYIYAPPKLVSAKHARLHQRLYDLGYAKPLGERLEDWTHPPLNPATAIATAIKRLIDGAPLKE
- a CDS encoding TIM barrel protein, whose protein sequence is MPRFSANVSMLFTEVPFLERFQAAADCGFKGAECMFPYAEPAETVGAAVAKAKLKMTLFNAPPGDFADGERGLAALPGRQQDFRDSFEVALNYAEHLKCKRIHVLAGIVPEAQWEEALDVYISNLAAASDMAQEQDITVLIEPIVMDGYFLFRPDDAVQVLDDVGAKNLKILYDIYQAQLAQGAITDFLESHLDLIGHIQIAGVPGRNEPDRGGELNWPYLFDLLDSHGYGGWVGAEYTPRVSTTASLGWARDWGIAAP
- a CDS encoding ABC transporter substrate-binding protein: MVCSFKTILGAIAFALVTGLTSLPALAEKALTLGIQILPATRGNPHQNVSLPGTLPLQAIFDTLTRIGPDGSAGPALATSWQAENNRTWVLELRRNVAFSNDEMFDAQAVVSAFDYLLSPQGKSETIGTHLARVGVVGAKARDSHTVEITTARPNAILPIHLDFMRIPAPAHFATLGPEGFALDPVGTGAFKVETWAEGRIGLTANLTGWRQPKLDRMTLVQLSDQASRLQGLLSGSLDVAFNVAAEDKDVIEAMGGRIVTYANPSVAYIQAVNTKDSPLTDVLVRRALNYAVNKEVIIEVMYGGAVEPLAQIAHPQAFGFNPALDAYPYDPERAKALLQEAGYADGFKMVTLMVGGASNDDQAHQQVAADLARVGIEMELQRTTFAKYLEYMYQTGWPDPFLAFSMVTSGFDPMHGYRTRSCAWSPAYYCDEAMMPLIEKAEGAFDVEDRRRLVGDVLAYERDNPPGILMWQSPAFDAVAGRVSGYTVEADVLSFHTLDVND